In Vanrija pseudolonga chromosome 4, complete sequence, a single window of DNA contains:
- the SPAC12B10.04 gene encoding putative tubulin--tyrosine ligase yields MSRDDSDDERQPPLTAFVNFPSPYTQTLLLRALAATLPAVNITVLPPDEKNPPRLQWADYDLMSFDKPHADPSYQISSYIYRKALIRKHQLHSTVQEYLAKADHRGEKSVLAAPENGGVGGMPKGWTIDIQFADELDELLLDDLYELAQAMQLNEGDGDEKRWFILKPGFADRAQGIRLFSTEDELREIFEEFEPESEDEFEDAEDGEDHDDAALASSTKAVTLNDDDDEDKDEGTAVQTSHLRHFVIQEYLPRPVLFDLLEHPGSPPRGQKFHLRAYVLVTGSYTVHLSRTMLALFSGALYSQPTSSADGEPIDLRPHLTNTCLQTDGFGAPVPQENLVRLFWDLQGLTALSSNDGGYSPKGTVTREWLDATFAKVGEVVAEAVKAGAECGSFGLQLMPNAFEIFGVDLILSHPPSTGGSSTPTTPTPITAPSTPAVPAPGDAFSATLPALAVPDVTLLEFNASPDFHQSGEVLRPRLLEMFKGVVRLSIAPFFGIDAEPGNEPVKEGPMKLGEERYDWRLVGQGEIRGNWA; encoded by the exons ATGTcgcgcgacgactcggacgacgagcgccagcCCCCGCTGACCGCCTTTGTCAACTTCCCCTCGCCATACACCcagacgctgctgctccgcgcgctggctgcgACGTTGCCGGCCGTTAACATTACCGTCCTGCCGCCCGACGAGAAGAACCCGCCGAGGCTGCAatg GGCAGACTACGACCTCATGTCCTTTGACAAGCCGCACGCCGACCCGTCGTACCAGATCTCGTCGTACATTTACCGCAAGGCGCTCATCCGGAAACACCAGCTGCACTCCACGGTGCAGGAgtacctcgccaaggcggacCACCGTGGCGAGAAGAGCGTGCTCGCTGCCCCCGAGaatggcggcgtcggcggcatgccAAAGGGATGGACGATTGATATCCAgtttgccgacgagctcgacgagctgctgctcgacgatcTGTATGAGCTTGCCCAGGCGATGCAGCTCAACGAGGGGGACGGGGACGAGAAGCGGTGGTTCATTCTCAAGCCGGGATTCGCGGACAGAGCACAGGGAATCAGGTTGTTTtcgaccgaggacgagct CCGCGAAATCTTCGAGGAGTTTGAGCCCGAgtccgaggacgagtttgaggacgccgaggacggtgaggaccacgacgacgccgcacTGGCATCCTCCACCAAGGCTGTCACCTTGaatgatgacgacgacgaggacaaggacgaaGGAACGGCCGTGCAGACCTCGCACCTCAGGCACTTTGTCATCCAG GAATACCTCCCCCGCCCGGTCCTGttcgacctgctcgagcaccCTGGTTCGCCTCCCCGGGGACAAAAGTTTCACCTGCGCGCCTATGTCCTCGTGACGGGCAGCTACACTGTGCACCTTTCGCGGACGATGCTGGCGCTGTTCTCCGGCGCGCTGTATTCCCAgcccacgagctcggcggacggcgagccAATCGACCTGAGACCACACCTCACCAACACGTGTCTCCAG ACCGACGGCTTTGGTGCGCCCGTGCCCCAGGAAAACCTTGTGCGGCTCTTCTGGGACCTCCAAGGCCTCACTGCGCTGTCATCAAACGACGGCGGATACTCGCCCAAGGGCACCGTCACGCGCGAGTGGCTCGACGCAACGTTTgccaaggtcggcgaggtcgtcgccgaggccgtcaaggcgGGCGCCGAGTGCGGCTCGTTCGGGCTGCAACTGATGCCTAATGCGTTCGAG ATCTTCGGTGTCGACCTGATTTTGTCTcacccgccgtcgacgggtGGCTCAAGCACACCGACGACCCCAACGCCCAtcacggcgccgagcacgccggcggtCCCTGCGCCCGGAGACGCGTTCAGCGCCACCCTCCCAgcgctcgccgtgcccgATGTCACGCTGCTCGAGTTCAACGCGTCGCCCGATTTCCACCAGTCGGGCGAGGTGCTCCGCCCTCGCCTGCTCGAGATGTTCAAGGGCGTCGTGCGGTTGTCGATTGCGCCGTTCTTCGGCATCGATGCCGAGCCAGGCAATGAGCCGGTCAAGGAGGGCCCGATGAAGCTGGGTGAGGAGAGATACGACTGGCGTCTGGTTGGTCAGGGCGAGATCCGGGGGAACTGGGCATAG
- the SPAC2F3.05c_1 gene encoding putative oxidoreductasec, with amino-acid sequence MPIIHHHIAKLRMASVGASLEHRLKMRDGHTIPQFGLGVYDMSSKETYAAVRAALAAGYKHVDTAEWYYNEADVGRALADHLKDTGAQRSDYFITSKLMRNRSYAAALSDLRASLGRAGLDYFDLYLLHSPIGGAATRKEVWRALVDARSEGLVRSVGVSNFGVKHLDEMQGELPAVNQVDLHPWMRHEDIVAACEARGILLEAWAPLARGIKFDDPALVAIAKKHGRDKAQILLRWGLQHGFIVIPKSVSPARIASNANVLDFALDDADMQALDALDEYLVTDWDVVDVE; translated from the exons ATGCCCAtcatccaccaccacatcgCAAAGCTCAGAATGGCAtcggtcggcgcgtcgctcgagcACAGGCTCAAG atgCGCGACGGGCACACGATCCCGCAGTTCGGCCTGGGCGTGTACGACATGTCTAGCAAGGAGACGTACGCCGCggtccgcgccgcgctggcggcggggtacAAGCACGTCGACACGGCAGAGTGGTACTACAACGAGGCGGACGTCGGGCGTGCGCTGGCGGACCACTTGAAGGACACGGGCGCCCAGCGCAGCGACTACTTCATCACGTCCAAGCTGATGCGGAACCGGTcctacgccgccgcgctgtccgacctgcgcgcgtcgctggGGCGCGCAGGGCTCGACTACTTCGACCTGTACCTCCTCCACTCGCCGATCGGCGGCGCAGCCACCCGCAAGGAGGTGTGGCGTGCGCTCGTTGACGCGCGTAGCGAGGGCCTGGTGCGCTCGGTCGGCGTGAGCAACTTTGGCGtcaagcacctcgacgagatgCAGGGCGAGCTGCCGGCGGTCAACCAGGTCGATCTGCACCCCTGGATGCGGCACGAGGATATCGTCGCGGCATGCGAGGCGCGGGGCATCCTCCTTGAA GCGtgggcgccgctcgcgcgcggcatcaAGTTCGACGACCCGGCGCTTGTCGCCATCGCGAAGAAGCACGGAAGGGATAAGGCGCAGATCCTCCTCCGGTGGGGGCTGCAGCAT GGCTTCATCGTCATTCCCAAGTCTGTATCCCCCGCACGCATCGCCTCCAACGCCAACGTGCTCGACTttgccctcgacgacgcggatATGCAGGCG CTCGATGCGCTGGACGAGTATCTCGTTACCGACTGGGACGTTGTGGATGTGGAGTAG
- the cysl-2 gene encoding Bifunctional L-3-cyanoalanine synthase/cysteine synthase yields MPVLASAVDAIGHTPLVRLDRLTASLGLRGTLLAKLDNLNPGGSKKDRPALGILDEAAASGTLAPGQTVVELTSGNTGTGLAIVCAVRGHPFVAVMSRGNSPERARMMAALGAEVVLVDQAPGSVVGQVSGTDLALVEVRAREVAEQRGAFRADQFLRDGNPQSHYDGTAQEIWDDTAGEVDAFVDFVGSGGTFAGTSRRLKELKPDIQCFVVEPTDAAILAHRTVANPDHPIQGGGYSMPDLRFLHGVVPDGYLQVSGAEARDHARLLATREGIFGGYSSGANLAAAVQVLRRPEMEGKTVVFVVCDSGLKYLSTDLWAELPEEADEAKPAAAAADTLADQLDKTL; encoded by the coding sequence ATGCCAGTCCTCGCgtccgccgtcgacgcgatAGGCCACACGCCGCTCGTGCGGCTCGACCGCCTCACTGCGTCCCTAGGGCTGCGCGGCACcctgctcgccaagctcgacaacctcAACCCGGGCGGGAGCAAGAAGGACCGGCCggcgctcggcatcctcgacgaggcggccgcaaGCGGCACCCTGGCGCCGGGGCAgacggtcgtcgagctgacCTCGGGGAATACGGGGACCGGCCTCGCGATCGTGTGCGCGGTCCGCGGGCACCCCTTCGTGGCTGTCATGTCCCGTGGCAACAGCCCCGAGAGGGCACGCATGATGGCCGCGCTCGGTGCAgaggtcgtgctcgtcgaccaggcgccgggcagcgtcgtcggccaggTGTCGGGCAcggacctcgcgctcgtcgaggtgcgcgcgcgcgaagTCGCCGAACAGCGGGGCGCGTTCCGCGCCGACCAGTTCCTGCGCGACGGTAACCCCCAATCCCACTACGACGGGACGGCGCAGGAGATCTGGGACGAcacggcgggcgaggtcgacgcgttcgtcgactttgtcggctcgggcggcacgTTCGCGggcacgtcgcgccggctcaaggagctcaaaCCCGACATTCAGtgcttcgtcgtcgagccgaccgacgcggcgaTCCTCGCGCACCGTACCGTCGCCAATCCCGACCACCCGATCCAAGGCGGCGGGTACTCGATGCCCGACCTGCGCTTCCTGCACGGCGTGGTGCCGGACGGATACTTGCAGGtctctggcgccgaggcgcgcgaccacgcgcgcctgctcgccacGCGCGAGGGCATCTTTGGCGGATACTCGTCCGGCGCGAAcctcgctgctgcggtgCAGGTGTTGCGCCGCCCAGAGATGGAGGGCAAGACGGTTGTGTTTGTCGTGTGTGACTCGGGGCTCAAGTATTTGTCCACAGACCTGTGGGCCGAGCTGCcggaggaggcggacgaggcgaagcctgccgccgccgctgcagaCACCCTCGCGGACCAGCTAGACAAGACACTATAA